The nucleotide window CCTTTTCACAGGGAAGCTTACCGGTGTTGCCTCCGACACATGTATGACAACTATCCAGGTAAGCCGTACCGCCCCAGACTCCGTTGCAATCCTGAATTTGGACAACTACAATACCTCGTCCTACTGTGCTCATATATGCCCTGCCAAATACATTCATATCCCCCATAACAAAATTGCCGTTCCCGGGTCCGCCCCATTCATGGGCATCATCATTCATTCTTGACCAGGAAGTGCCTTTGTTCGTGGAGAAATAAATACCTGTTACTCCGTCCACCGTCCCCCAGATAAAAATAGTAGGATATGAAGCATCAGGTGCAGTTTTACCAAAACCAACAGCACCGCAGTAAGAAACATTGGATATTCTTATCCATGAAGTTCCGTTGTTAGTGGTATATTTTAATCCGCTACCATTTAAAGCTACCCACACATGTCCTTCATTACCCGGAACGGCCCTGATCCTTTGCGAACCCCATGACCCGGGATTAGATGATGACGCAGTAAAATTTACCCCTTTATTTGTACTTACCAGCAGTTGTCCGCTGCCTGAACTATAAATATAAAATTTGTCCGTATTAACGTAATCCGCTACAGGTATGGCATTTTGAACATTTGTAACACCAGTGCTTGTCCATGTTGTTCCGTTATTTGTTGAGTAATACGTGGTACTTCCGCCGTCTGGACAATGAAGAATTGTATTGCCATCTGCCGATAATGCTACTTTGCCATATGTACCATTAATAGAGGACGATTGTATCCAGGTTGCTCCCTGATTGGTGGAGTAATATATTTTATCCGAAACTCTTACCACTTTACTGGTATTGTTTGCGGCATAAGCTACACTCGTGTTGGTACTGGCGGCCGGAGTTATTATCCGGGCCGGATAGGCAAAAATATCAGGATACACTGCTCCGGATTGGTCTCCTATTCCGGATATAAAAGGGCCTCCCGGGATACTTATTGCATCGAGTGCCACAGTTTCTTCCAATCCTTTTACATCAAATTTCCAGGAAGTGACGGATGCATTAATATTATCGCATGTAAAAACTCCATTCCCTGAAATAATCCTTACTCTCGCCGTATTAAACGGATCAAAGTCAACACTACCGGCCCAATGTATCCCGCGACCAGCTATCCAGCCAATACCATTAACATTCATGGTACTATTGGAGGACAATTTTGAAGTCCATGTTTTTCCTCCATCGGAAGATAAATAGACGAAATCCCCCCATGTATTGCCAAACTGGTTATTACTCCAGGTGTTAATTGTTGAAACAATAATCCTGTTGGTATTTGCCGGATCAACACTAACTCCTCCGTATGAGTAATTATTCCCATTAGGAGTAATGTTGGTCCATATTCCGGTAGCAGTCGCAAGTTTGTAAACTCTCCCGTTGCCTGGATTCCATGGCCCCTCAGCATTTGCCATTACCACATATAAAGTAGAATTGTCTGAAGATAAAACCGCTCTGTGCGGCATAAAAGAAACATCAGGTTGAATTGCGGTGAAAGTACTGCCTCCGTCTGTACTTTTATATATGTTGTCACCTCCCGTTCGGGATATTCCTATATAAATAGTCTGAGTAATTCCTCCCGAAACACTGGAAGAATCGAATACCACAAAACAGATTCCGTTTCCGTTTTCTGTACTTGTAACTCCATTCCATGCCAGCGTCCAGTCGAATCCACCATTGGTGCTTTTCCACAATCCTTTTGATCTGGTTCCGCAAAAAATAATGTCACTGTTATTAGGATCCACAGCCAGACGTTCTCCGTTAGATCTTCCCATTCCGTTTCCATGAGCAGTAAACTTGGAGGTTACTACCACTTCAGAGAATGTATTTCCCTTATCTGTGGATTTTAGTATGGCTGTTTTTCCACCATTAAAGTAAGAAGTCCCTGCAAGGATGTACAGATTGTTCGCATTCTGAGGATCCAAAGCCAGAGCTTCCACTCCCTGGTATGACGTTTGATTATCCGAAGTCCAATCAAGTAAAGGAATCCATTTTGAATTTACCCCATCCCACCGGTAAGCTCCTCCGACATCGGTGCGGCAGTATATGTCTCCTGAAATTTTATGACTTATGATGCCGGTTACAAAACCTCCTCCTCCCAGGGCTACATTGCCAAAGGGTTGTGCATTCAACGTTGAACCTAAGAAAAGCCGGAATAACAATACAAGAATTAAAAGGCCTAATTTGTGCATAAGATTTAGCTATTGAAAAACATCAACTATACTGCGCATAAAAATATCAAGTTTCAGTAGCTAAAACTTATAGTATAGTAGCCTTTATTTTAAATATTGTCGCATCCGGGCGATTCAATTTAATTCTTCAAAAACCATCTTATCAATATTGAAACCGCCGCCATCAATGAAAAGTTTTATAACATGCGTACCGGCATCAAGTTGTGCCGTATTTTTTACAATCCCCCATTTTTGGTATCCACCCGTATTGGGAATTGAAATGGCCTCAGTTAAATTTTTCCCGTCACATTCAAGATGTATTCTCCCGCTTTCAGAAGAAGAAGCAATATGAAATGTAACCTGGCAGGTAGTCGGTTTACTTACAGTAACTGTATATAACATCCATTCACCTTCGGAAGTCCAGCCAATACTATAACCGCCGGCTGAACACTTCTCAATGTCCACACCCACATTTGAACGGTACTGGCTTCCTGCATTATTTTCGTCTTTGTCAACATAGACTTCACCAGGGCAACCCTCATCAAAATCTTCCACTTCAATAATCCCCGGGATGGTATTTGATTTATATGCTCTCTGATCAAGGTTGCATAGTTCCTTCAGACTCCATCCGGAAAGCGAAACATTCTCCGGATTAAGAATTCCAACCTTATTTCCTTCGGCGAGAGAAGGATTAACTGATATTATACTAGTTGGAAATTGTTTGTTTGAAATTTTCAATAAGCCATTGTAGGAGTTCTCAATTTTCCATATTTGATTTTCTTTCCCAGAGAAACCGGCAATCTGAAGATCATTACCGGATATACATTCAATTAATTTATCGCTGTTCCCGCTATTATGAATTCTATACAGTCCCTTGCCCAAAGACTCAAGTTTCCATTGGTTAGACGGATTCTTTTTCTTTGCTGCTAGTGTCATATCTGATTTAAGCACCAATGATCCATTGTTATTCCCCGGTATGATGTAATAATCCGGATTGCAATCGAGGTCCGCATAATTATCAAGCTTGGGTATCTGACCAGTAAAGGTGAATTTCAGAACATAGGCCATATCCTCAAACGATTTTTCAGGCAGATTAACCAGTAAACCCTGTTCATCCTGTTTGTAAGATACAGGTAAATAATTGCCGGCTTTCCCATTAATCAGAACAAGAGATTTCAAATTCTTTAAATTGATTCTTTGGGAAGACAACGAATTTAGTACTACCTCTTTCTGATTTTTATCCCAACCCAGCATGATGGCATAAAGGGTTGTATTGTCCTTCGATCGTGTAAAACGAATATCAGTAGCAGTACCTTCTGCCGGAGCTGTAAAAACTCCGTGTGCCGCACCCATTTTTGTAGGGCCTTCCCCATACTTTTCCCATGCACGTGTAGCATATACTGCTTCGCCATATTTTTTAAGCCAATCACCCATGGCAAGCAATACGTCTTTTTGTTCCTGTGGTATTGTCCCATCTGCTTTGGGCGAAATGTTTAATAAAAGGTTACCGTTCTTGCTTATTCTGTCGAGAAAGCCATGAAGTATCTGTTTCTTTGAATAATACCCTATACCCTCGGTATAACACCAACTTGATGAGCTTATGGCGTCATCTGTAAGCCAGTAATTTTGAGTAAGGTCTGTAGGGCCTCCACGTTCATAATCCAGAACGGCACATTTTGTATTCAGGGCATCCTTATAGGTGGCAACTACTTCCTTATTCCATTTATCAGCCATATTGTAATAATAAGCCAGAAACTCAAGTAAAACCGGTTGGGAAATAACCGGTAAATTGAAATCCTGCCAGATAATATCAGGTTTATAGTTGTCAATAATTTCCTTATGCTTCTGCAGCCACAATTCTTCGTTTTTTTCTTTTCCCCTTTGACCGTATAATATTTGAAGTTTAGGATCTTCAGTTTTGGGAACAGCTTCATAAAATCCGGTTATATTATAGGCATGATGCATCGACAGGATAATTTTCATATTTTTTTTCCGGATAGCATCAGTCAGCAAGCTCACTAAATCGAGTTTGGGTCCCATATCTTTTGCATTCCATGGATTTACCTTACTGGCCCACATTGAAAATCCGTCATGGTGTTCAGCTACGGGTCCTGCAAATTTTGCTCCTGCATCGGCGAATAATTGTGCCCATTCGTCAGGGTCGAAATTACCGCCTTCTGATTTGAGTTTTGGAGCAAACTGTATAAAATTCCCATTTTTGTCTTTTGCACCTGTGATAAAATTATTGTAAGGCCAACTGGATATATCGCCATATGTTTCAGCATGATGCTTGTTTTCAGGGCTATCTTTAAGATACATATTGCGGGGATACCATTCATTTCCATAAGCCGGAACAGAATAAACACCCCAATGGAAATAAATACCGAATTTTGCATCTTTAAACCATTCGGGCACCGGGTTTGACTTTTCCAGGGATTCAAAATTGTTTTGAAACTTCTGAGCTGAAGCACTAAAAGTGACCGCGATAATCATCAGAAACAGAAAAGGCACATTTTTATAAATCATATGTTACATTATTAAATGTAGTGGATACTTTTTATCGTAAATGTATAATTTTATTTAATCCGGTCTGGTATTTTTGAATGGAATCCCTGCCAACAACGGCTTTATTAATAGACTTGATTTCACTGAACTTCTAAACTTCTAAACTTCTAAACTTCTAAACCTATTCCGAATACTTTGTTTCAATTTCTATGCTGGTATTGCTTCGGTTAATGCGGACTATGGAGTGTTGCCTTCCCGACTTGTTTAATTCATTCATGTAGTAATTGATGTAATTCAATTCATCATAATTTAAATGCAGGATAATAGGATCATCGGTTTCCATCATAGATTTGATCTTTTCGCGCAAGGTTCTCATGATTAAGGTTAAAGTTGGGTGTGCTAAAAGGCATCAAAATATAGGGCATATATAGCGTAAAATCAATATTCTGTTTACCAACTCATCTTTTTTGATGACAAAATGCCGTTTAGTTGACACAAGATAACAGTAAGGCGGTGATTTTCATGATTACCTCAATAATGACCACAAATACGGATGCATCAGAAACTGGTAATGACCGTGTGGTATAATCTGTGGGTTTTTCATCCAGGCGGGTTGTGAATTATCGGACAGATAAGTTAAAACATTGAAAATAGTCGAATTGTACGTGTCATAGCTGAAAATTCCTGCATTCCGAAGTATTTGCTGATCCAGGATTTCAGCATTGTTAATGATTCGGTTCATGCAGGTTGCAGACCCGTGCGACGCATATCCCTGCACTTTTAAACCGGTTTGTTTAGTCCATTCCTTATTATAACGTATAAGCAATGTTCGTATTTCCCTGTTAATATCATTTATATTAAAGACATCCTCTCCTCTGACATTTACCTTTTTGCCTTTCCCGTACATTCCCCAGAAGTAGTTTCTTTCGAACAATAATTTAAGGGTGTCATACGAATATTTCTCCCACAAAGGATGCCTGGAATTAATGTATAAGTCAATGGGTGATATATGCGGTTGGATATCCACATGGTTTGAATCTAGGTGCCGGATTAATCCCATATACGCTTTCTGAATCTGAGTTCCCTGGGGTAATTCACAAGGGTCATTCAGCAAAACGTAAAAAGTTGATTGTCCTGACCCGATAACGATTTGTTCGATCTGAAAAGCAATATAAGCCCATTTAACATCGCGTGAGTGAATATCATGCCTGATGACTAAAACTTTGGAAGGTAAAAGCGATGTATCAAGTTTCATATACGTCCTGAAATCGCAGAAATAATACCCATTCTCCTTCATGGTTTTCAGGAAATTGTAATAATAGGGCATTTTATTGATTACAACTGAATCTTCTGCTGTAAGTGGAGTTTCAGTTTGACTCGGTAATGCCGGGGAATCATTCCTTATATCCTGAACATCGTAAATTTTTTCTTTTTCACATGAAATGAATACAGTCATGAAGATTAGTAAACAAGCAGTATATACCGGAACACTGAGACGACCTGAGAACATAGAA belongs to Bacteroidales bacterium and includes:
- a CDS encoding alpha-L-fucosidase, which encodes MIYKNVPFLFLMIIAVTFSASAQKFQNNFESLEKSNPVPEWFKDAKFGIYFHWGVYSVPAYGNEWYPRNMYLKDSPENKHHAETYGDISSWPYNNFITGAKDKNGNFIQFAPKLKSEGGNFDPDEWAQLFADAGAKFAGPVAEHHDGFSMWASKVNPWNAKDMGPKLDLVSLLTDAIRKKNMKIILSMHHAYNITGFYEAVPKTEDPKLQILYGQRGKEKNEELWLQKHKEIIDNYKPDIIWQDFNLPVISQPVLLEFLAYYYNMADKWNKEVVATYKDALNTKCAVLDYERGGPTDLTQNYWLTDDAISSSSWCYTEGIGYYSKKQILHGFLDRISKNGNLLLNISPKADGTIPQEQKDVLLAMGDWLKKYGEAVYATRAWEKYGEGPTKMGAAHGVFTAPAEGTATDIRFTRSKDNTTLYAIMLGWDKNQKEVVLNSLSSQRINLKNLKSLVLINGKAGNYLPVSYKQDEQGLLVNLPEKSFEDMAYVLKFTFTGQIPKLDNYADLDCNPDYYIIPGNNNGSLVLKSDMTLAAKKKNPSNQWKLESLGKGLYRIHNSGNSDKLIECISGNDLQIAGFSGKENQIWKIENSYNGLLKISNKQFPTSIISVNPSLAEGNKVGILNPENVSLSGWSLKELCNLDQRAYKSNTIPGIIEVEDFDEGCPGEVYVDKDENNAGSQYRSNVGVDIEKCSAGGYSIGWTSEGEWMLYTVTVSKPTTCQVTFHIASSSESGRIHLECDGKNLTEAISIPNTGGYQKWGIVKNTAQLDAGTHVIKLFIDGGGFNIDKMVFEELN